The following coding sequences are from one Betaproteobacteria bacterium window:
- a CDS encoding cupredoxin domain-containing protein, whose translation MKHALLSVLLGAFVVSTAALADDMPTFLLVMKDGRLFPASLEVPANTKFRLEIRNEGPGATEFESLELRKETVLAPGVTRKLVFAPMKPGSYKFFDEFHPETAQGRIVAR comes from the coding sequence GTGAAACACGCTCTCCTTTCCGTGCTGCTCGGTGCCTTCGTGGTGTCGACCGCAGCCCTGGCCGACGACATGCCGACCTTTCTGCTGGTCATGAAAGACGGCCGCCTCTTTCCGGCAAGCCTGGAAGTGCCGGCCAACACCAAGTTCCGCCTGGAAATCAGGAACGAGGGTCCGGGCGCCACGGAATTCGAGAGCCTCGAACTCAGGAAGGAAACGGTGCTGGCGCCCGGCGTCACCCGCAAGCTGGTCTTCGCGCCCATGAAGCCCGGCAGCTACAAGTTTTTCGACGAATTCCACCCGGAGACTGCTCAGGGTCGGATCGTCGCCAGGTAA
- a CDS encoding carbohydrate porin, whose translation MRLVTLTAALVAAGLAAPALAAPDAALLEKLVARLDKLEARNAELEKEVKSLKAENEKVAQGLDSDRISQYEPEITARLKAVEKDALDMKKASKIAEKFDGIQVGAALTTVAQHASGLPKGTTDGGSQLNYRADVTVELPLEPIGDIDQKVFAHVRIGQGQGLNVAFGNLGHFASAPNSVAFRASGANPDDSVAILGQAWYQAAIPLPFGGFRPYSRETLELTFGKIDIFGFFDQNEAAGDESVQFLNSAFVHNPLLDAGGEVAVDANGFQPGFIASYVNVRDGAEPWRLSLGVFGAGERGASYQKSLARPLLIAQAEKKVRSFGGLAGNYRAYAWTRSKADDVDGNTAKHSGVGISIDQQVGDGIKLFGRYGQLVDGELPFKKALALGAEVSGNYWGRGGDAIGFGGSWLKASSAYQKLGGSGDIDGDGVADFTFTPSGAEKVAEVYYRYRISPQFEISPDFQWIGRPGANPDAKSVKVLGLRATIAY comes from the coding sequence ATGCGTCTCGTCACCCTGACGGCTGCCCTGGTGGCGGCCGGGCTGGCCGCGCCCGCCCTGGCGGCCCCGGACGCCGCCCTGCTGGAAAAACTGGTCGCCCGCCTGGACAAGCTGGAAGCGAGGAACGCGGAACTGGAAAAGGAAGTGAAGTCCCTCAAGGCCGAGAACGAGAAGGTCGCCCAGGGCCTGGACAGCGACCGCATCTCGCAATACGAACCGGAGATCACCGCCCGCCTGAAGGCCGTCGAGAAGGACGCTCTGGACATGAAGAAGGCGTCGAAAATCGCCGAGAAGTTCGACGGCATCCAGGTCGGCGCCGCGCTTACCACCGTTGCCCAGCATGCTTCCGGCCTGCCGAAAGGCACCACCGACGGCGGCAGCCAGCTCAACTACCGGGCCGACGTGACGGTGGAGTTGCCTCTGGAGCCCATCGGCGACATCGACCAGAAGGTCTTCGCCCATGTCCGCATCGGCCAGGGCCAGGGCCTGAACGTCGCCTTCGGCAACCTCGGCCACTTCGCCAGCGCCCCCAACTCGGTGGCTTTCCGGGCCAGCGGCGCCAACCCCGACGACTCGGTAGCCATCCTCGGCCAGGCCTGGTACCAGGCGGCGATTCCCCTGCCCTTCGGCGGCTTTCGCCCCTACTCGCGGGAGACCCTGGAGCTGACCTTCGGCAAGATCGACATCTTCGGCTTCTTCGACCAGAACGAGGCTGCCGGCGACGAGTCGGTGCAGTTCCTCAATTCCGCCTTCGTCCATAACCCGCTGCTCGACGCCGGCGGCGAAGTGGCCGTCGACGCCAACGGCTTCCAGCCGGGTTTCATCGCCTCCTACGTGAATGTGCGCGACGGAGCCGAGCCCTGGCGCCTGTCGCTGGGCGTCTTCGGCGCCGGCGAGCGAGGCGCCAGTTACCAGAAGAGCCTCGCCAGGCCACTGCTCATCGCCCAGGCCGAAAAGAAGGTGCGCAGTTTCGGCGGCCTGGCCGGCAACTACCGCGCTTACGCCTGGACCCGCAGCAAGGCCGACGATGTCGACGGCAATACCGCCAAACATTCCGGCGTGGGAATTTCCATCGACCAGCAGGTGGGTGACGGAATCAAGCTGTTCGGCCGTTACGGTCAACTGGTCGATGGCGAACTGCCCTTCAAGAAGGCCCTGGCGCTCGGTGCCGAAGTCAGCGGCAACTACTGGGGCCGCGGCGGCGACGCCATCGGCTTCGGCGGCAGCTGGCTGAAGGCGAGCAGCGCCTACCAGAAGCTCGGCGGCAGCGGCGATATCGATGGCGACGGCGTGGCCGACTTCACCTTCACCCCCTCCGGCGCCGAAAAGGTGGCGGAAGTCTATTACCGCTACCGCATTTCGCCGCAGTTCGAGATCAGCCCGGACTTCCAGTGGATCGGCCGCCCCGGCGCCAACCCGGACGCCAAGAGCGTCAAGGTGCTTGGTCTGCGCGCCACGATCGCCTATTGA
- a CDS encoding iron transporter, with protein MLSLRKTISGLALSATLATPALALEYPIGVPQQKAGMEIAAVYLQPVEMEPEGMMKKVSESDIHIEADIHALANNPNGFEEGAWIPYLLVKYEVSKIGGDYKVAGDFMPMVANDGPHYGENIKLAGPGKYKVKYTILPPSENKHAHFGRHTDRATGVRPWFKPFEVEYEFTYVGIGKKGGY; from the coding sequence ATGCTGTCCCTCAGGAAAACCATCTCAGGCCTCGCGCTCTCCGCCACCCTGGCCACCCCGGCCCTCGCCCTCGAATACCCCATCGGCGTGCCCCAGCAAAAGGCGGGCATGGAAATCGCCGCCGTCTACCTGCAGCCCGTCGAGATGGAGCCCGAGGGCATGATGAAGAAGGTATCGGAATCCGACATCCACATCGAGGCCGACATCCACGCGCTGGCCAACAACCCCAACGGTTTCGAGGAAGGCGCCTGGATTCCTTACCTGCTGGTCAAGTACGAGGTTTCCAAGATCGGCGGCGACTACAAGGTGGCTGGCGACTTCATGCCCATGGTGGCCAACGACGGCCCCCACTACGGCGAGAACATCAAGCTCGCCGGCCCCGGCAAGTACAAGGTGAAATACACCATCCTGCCGCCCTCCGAGAACAAGCACGCCCACTTCGGCCGCCACACCGACCGCGCCACCGGCGTGCGCCCCTGGTTCAAGCCCTTCGAAGTCGAGTACGAATTCACCTACGTCGGCATCGGCAAAAAAGGCGGCTATTGA
- a CDS encoding biopolymer transporter ExbD, producing the protein MAMGHLTPGANTAPMTEINTTPLVDVMLVLLIIFIITAPLMTHSVKVDLPRASSTPTPEKPMTLQVFIDADNRVFVGSEAVDAADLEARFRDAVASDANAELHLKADRATRYERVAETMSAARRAGLGKIGFVTQPGEDRK; encoded by the coding sequence ATGGCCATGGGACACCTGACCCCGGGGGCCAACACCGCCCCCATGACAGAAATCAACACCACGCCGCTGGTAGACGTGATGCTGGTGCTGCTCATCATCTTCATCATCACCGCCCCCCTGATGACCCATTCGGTCAAGGTGGACCTGCCCCGGGCCTCCAGCACCCCGACGCCGGAAAAGCCGATGACCCTGCAAGTCTTCATCGACGCCGACAACCGGGTCTTCGTAGGCAGCGAGGCCGTGGATGCCGCGGACCTGGAAGCCCGCTTCCGCGACGCCGTGGCCAGCGACGCCAACGCCGAACTGCATCTCAAGGCCGACCGGGCCACCCGCTACGAGCGTGTCGCCGAAACCATGAGCGCCGCGCGCCGGGCCGGCCTGGGCAAGATCGGCTTCGTCACCCAGCCCGGCGAAGACCGCAAATAG
- a CDS encoding MotA/TolQ/ExbB proton channel family protein, which yields MQENSFGLAHLWASGDAVSHTVAVILVLMSVASWYLILAKAWDWWRLRRSARNVAGFWSATRVAEGIERLRAGGADSPYAQLAVQANCCNNDCESAVGRLASRFDPAEQMERALRQQLSCTQAEMENGLTLLATTGATAPFVGLFGTVWGIYHALVAIGLSGQAALEKVAGPVGEALIMTAAGLGVALPAVFAYNAFTRSNRVLLTDLDAFAHDLHAFFTVGKPFAANSAQIHPMRARAAAEAA from the coding sequence ATGCAGGAAAACTCCTTCGGCCTGGCCCACCTGTGGGCCAGCGGCGACGCCGTTTCACACACCGTCGCCGTCATTCTGGTGCTGATGTCGGTGGCCAGCTGGTATCTGATCCTGGCCAAGGCCTGGGACTGGTGGCGCCTGCGCCGGTCCGCCCGCAATGTGGCCGGCTTCTGGTCCGCCACCCGCGTCGCCGAAGGCATCGAGCGCCTGCGTGCGGGCGGCGCCGACAGTCCCTACGCCCAGCTTGCCGTGCAGGCCAATTGCTGCAACAACGACTGCGAAAGCGCCGTCGGCCGCCTGGCCTCCCGCTTCGACCCCGCTGAGCAAATGGAACGGGCGCTGCGCCAGCAGCTTTCCTGCACCCAGGCGGAGATGGAAAACGGCCTCACGCTGCTGGCCACCACGGGGGCCACGGCGCCCTTCGTCGGTCTCTTCGGCACCGTCTGGGGCATCTACCACGCCCTGGTGGCCATCGGGCTCTCCGGCCAGGCGGCCCTGGAAAAGGTGGCCGGCCCCGTGGGCGAGGCCCTCATCATGACCGCCGCCGGCCTCGGCGTGGCGCTGCCTGCGGTCTTCGCCTACAACGCCTTCACCCGGTCCAACCGGGTGCTGCTCACCGACCTCGACGCCTTCGCCCACGACCTGCACGCCTTCTTCACCGTCGGCAAGCCCTTCGCCGCCAACAGCGCCCAGATCCACCCCATGCGCGCCCGCGCCGCCGCGGAGGCCGCGTAA
- a CDS encoding TonB family protein, translating into MSYALSHPSPLRRSGLLATVVGAHVALLLLVAAARTIAPQIMELPLVVDLLQPVEQPVQPKPLPVVAPKPVPLKIQPKKIAPILETTTSEAPAPTAPMVAPTPPALPAPAPAPLQEAIIQPRFDADYLRNPAPPYPPLSRRLGEQGKVVLRVLVSPGGAAETVEIKTSSGSPRLDEAAAGTVRQWRFVPARRGETAVQSWVLVPILFKLEH; encoded by the coding sequence ATGTCCTACGCCCTCTCCCATCCCTCGCCCCTGCGCCGCAGCGGCCTGCTCGCCACCGTCGTCGGCGCCCATGTGGCGCTCCTGCTGCTCGTCGCCGCCGCCCGCACCATCGCCCCCCAGATCATGGAGCTGCCCCTGGTGGTCGACCTCCTGCAGCCAGTCGAGCAGCCGGTACAGCCCAAGCCATTACCCGTCGTCGCCCCCAAGCCGGTTCCCCTGAAGATCCAGCCGAAGAAGATCGCCCCGATCCTGGAAACCACCACCAGCGAGGCGCCGGCCCCCACAGCCCCGATGGTGGCACCGACCCCGCCGGCCCTGCCCGCGCCAGCTCCGGCGCCGCTCCAGGAAGCCATCATCCAGCCCCGTTTCGACGCGGACTACCTGAGGAATCCGGCCCCGCCCTACCCGCCGCTATCCCGCCGCCTGGGCGAACAAGGCAAGGTCGTCCTGCGCGTCCTCGTATCGCCCGGTGGCGCCGCCGAGACGGTCGAAATCAAGACCTCCTCCGGCAGCCCCCGCCTCGACGAAGCTGCGGCCGGCACCGTGCGCCAGTGGCGCTTCGTCCCCGCCCGCCGCGGCGAAACCGCGGTGCAGAGCTGGGTTCTGGTTCCCATCCTTTTCAAACTGGAGCATTGA
- the hemP gene encoding hemin uptake protein HemP, with protein sequence MNSQRPPPSLAWASTAVPDSGRSPDPIPSRALFGDHQAVEIEHAGQRYLLRITRENKLILTK encoded by the coding sequence ATGAATTCTCAGCGCCCCCCGCCGTCGCTCGCATGGGCCTCGACAGCCGTCCCCGATAGCGGCCGTTCTCCGGACCCCATCCCCAGCAGGGCCCTGTTTGGCGATCATCAAGCGGTCGAAATCGAGCACGCCGGCCAGCGCTATCTGCTGCGCATCACCCGGGAAAACAAGCTGATTCTGACCAAGTAG
- the ppa gene encoding inorganic diphosphatase, which produces MSLNNVPSGKSLPNDFNVVIEISAHADPIKYEVDKESGAIFVDRFMGTAMHYPCNYGYIPHTIAGDGDPVDVLVVTQFPLPPGVVVRCRPIGMLAMTDEAGADAKLLAVPVDKLTPMYRSVQTHADIPTIVLDQIAHFFAHYKDLEPGKFVKVTGWCGPEEAKKEIMEGVARYNDAKEKPAY; this is translated from the coding sequence ATGTCCCTCAACAACGTACCCTCCGGCAAGTCCCTCCCCAACGATTTCAACGTCGTCATCGAAATCTCCGCCCACGCTGATCCCATCAAATACGAAGTCGACAAGGAAAGCGGCGCCATCTTCGTCGATCGCTTCATGGGCACGGCCATGCACTATCCCTGCAACTACGGCTACATCCCCCATACCATTGCGGGCGACGGCGATCCGGTGGATGTGCTGGTGGTGACCCAGTTCCCGCTGCCCCCCGGTGTGGTGGTGCGTTGCCGCCCCATCGGCATGCTGGCCATGACCGACGAGGCCGGTGCCGATGCCAAGCTGCTCGCCGTGCCGGTGGACAAGCTCACCCCCATGTATCGCAGCGTGCAGACCCACGCCGACATCCCCACCATCGTCCTCGACCAGATCGCCCACTTCTTTGCCCACTACAAGGATCTGGAGCCGGGCAAGTTCGTCAAGGTCACGGGCTGGTGCGGCCCCGAGGAAGCCAAGAAGGAAATCATGGAAGGCGTCGCCCGCTACAACGACGCCAAGGAAAAGCCCGCCTATTGA
- a CDS encoding NAD+ synthase produces the protein MLKIAVAQFNAVVGDLAGNAARIAAWAVEARAAGAQVLLTPELALSGYPPEDLLLRPDFYRAAAAALEDLARQAVGITLVVGFPEEADDGRRFNAAAVLADGRRVATYRKQRLPNYEVFDEKRYFEPGSEACVVSIGGVACGINICADIWEPGSAELARQAGAELLLVLNASPLHLEKQALRTEILAQRVRATGLAAVYANLVGGQDELVFDGASFALDADGRLAMSLPQFEEVLGLVEFSAGRLSSAQRASALAVEAEAYGALVLGVRDYIGKNGFPGAIIGLSGGIDSALTLCVAVDALGADRVRAVMMPSPYTADMSLDDSRAMVRTLGVRYDEIPIASAMATFDALLAPEFAGLPPDTTEENLQARIRGMILMALSNKTGALVLTTGNKSEMAVGYATLYGDMAGGFAVIKDVFKTMVYRISRYRNGISPVIPDNILVRPPSAELRPNQTDQDSLPPYEILDAIVAAYMEEDRSPREIVAAGLPKEAVHRVVRLLRIAEYKRRQAPVGIRITPRGFGKDWRYPITNRYRDEL, from the coding sequence ATGTTGAAGATCGCCGTCGCCCAGTTCAATGCCGTCGTCGGCGATCTCGCGGGAAATGCAGCCCGGATTGCCGCCTGGGCGGTAGAGGCGCGGGCCGCGGGGGCTCAGGTTCTTCTGACCCCCGAACTGGCGCTCAGCGGCTATCCCCCCGAGGATTTGCTCCTGCGCCCCGATTTCTACCGGGCCGCAGCGGCGGCGCTCGAAGACCTGGCCCGGCAAGCCGTCGGAATCACCCTGGTGGTGGGCTTCCCCGAGGAGGCGGACGATGGTCGGCGCTTCAACGCCGCGGCCGTGCTGGCCGATGGCCGGCGTGTCGCCACCTACCGCAAGCAGCGCCTGCCCAATTACGAAGTCTTCGACGAGAAGCGCTATTTCGAGCCGGGGAGTGAAGCCTGCGTCGTCTCCATCGGCGGGGTCGCCTGCGGCATCAACATCTGTGCCGATATCTGGGAGCCGGGGTCGGCCGAGCTTGCCCGGCAGGCTGGGGCGGAACTGTTGCTGGTCCTCAACGCCTCGCCGCTGCACCTGGAAAAACAGGCTTTGCGGACGGAAATCCTCGCCCAGCGGGTGAGGGCGACAGGTCTCGCCGCAGTTTACGCCAATCTGGTGGGCGGCCAAGACGAACTGGTCTTCGACGGCGCTTCCTTTGCCCTGGACGCCGACGGTCGCCTGGCGATGAGCCTGCCGCAGTTCGAGGAAGTCCTGGGCCTGGTCGAATTTTCCGCCGGTCGCCTGAGCTCCGCCCAGCGGGCGTCTGCTCTTGCGGTGGAGGCGGAAGCCTACGGTGCCCTGGTTCTCGGGGTACGCGACTACATCGGCAAGAACGGCTTTCCGGGCGCGATCATCGGCCTCTCGGGGGGGATCGATTCGGCCCTGACCCTGTGCGTGGCCGTCGATGCCCTGGGGGCCGACCGGGTGCGGGCGGTGATGATGCCCTCGCCCTACACGGCGGACATGAGCCTGGACGACAGTCGGGCCATGGTGCGTACCCTGGGGGTGCGCTACGACGAGATTCCCATCGCGAGCGCCATGGCAACCTTCGACGCCCTGCTGGCGCCGGAATTTGCCGGCCTCCCCCCGGACACGACGGAGGAAAACCTCCAGGCTCGCATCCGGGGCATGATCCTCATGGCGCTTTCCAACAAGACCGGGGCGCTGGTCCTGACCACGGGCAACAAGTCGGAAATGGCCGTCGGCTACGCGACGCTGTACGGCGACATGGCCGGGGGGTTTGCGGTCATCAAGGATGTGTTCAAAACCATGGTGTATCGCATTTCCCGCTATCGCAACGGGATTTCGCCGGTGATCCCGGACAACATTCTGGTGCGTCCGCCCTCCGCCGAATTGCGGCCGAACCAGACCGACCAGGATTCCCTGCCTCCCTACGAAATCCTCGACGCCATCGTCGCCGCCTACATGGAAGAAGACCGTTCGCCGCGGGAGATCGTGGCGGCAGGCCTACCTAAAGAAGCCGTGCACCGCGTGGTGCGACTGCTGCGCATTGCCGAGTACAAGCGCCGACAGGCGCCGGTGGGAATTCGCATCACGCCCCGTGGCTTCGGCAAGGATTGGCGTTATCCTATTACCAATCGCTATCGCGATGAATTGTGA
- a CDS encoding P-II family nitrogen regulator: MKKIEAIIKPFKLDEVREALSEVGVTGLTVTEVKGFGRQKGHTELYRGAEYVVDFLPKIKIEIVVAGDRAEQAIEAIIKAARTGKIGDGKIFVMPVEQVVRIRTGETDEAAI; encoded by the coding sequence ATGAAGAAGATCGAAGCCATCATCAAACCGTTCAAGCTGGATGAGGTCCGCGAGGCCCTGTCCGAAGTCGGCGTCACCGGCCTGACCGTGACCGAGGTCAAGGGTTTCGGGCGCCAGAAGGGGCATACCGAACTCTATCGCGGTGCTGAATACGTCGTCGATTTCCTGCCCAAGATCAAGATCGAGATCGTGGTTGCAGGGGACCGTGCCGAGCAGGCCATCGAAGCGATCATCAAGGCCGCCCGCACCGGAAAGATCGGCGACGGGAAAATTTTCGTCATGCCGGTCGAACAAGTCGTGCGCATCCGTACCGGCGAGACTGACGAAGCGGCCATCTGA
- a CDS encoding Smr/MutS family protein, whose protein sequence is MGRKPYVSPPPDADDLAAFHAAVADATPLPPANRVCLGTLNPPPPRPVQSQADERAALCETLHGPIGLQDRLEGGDEPHYLRPGIATSTLRDLRRGRWVVQAEIDLHGLNRDEARHFLSSAIADASRRGLRCLRVIHGKGFGSPGRQSILRRLTRGWLMQKVEVLAYCQAAPRDGGEGALLVLLHSRR, encoded by the coding sequence ATGGGGAGAAAGCCCTATGTCTCGCCGCCGCCCGACGCGGACGACCTCGCGGCCTTCCACGCCGCCGTGGCCGACGCCACCCCTCTTCCCCCAGCGAACCGGGTGTGCCTGGGCACCCTGAATCCGCCGCCGCCCCGCCCCGTTCAATCGCAAGCCGACGAGCGGGCTGCGCTGTGCGAGACACTGCATGGCCCTATCGGCCTCCAGGACAGGCTGGAAGGCGGCGACGAACCCCACTACCTGCGGCCGGGAATCGCGACCTCGACGCTGCGTGATTTGCGCCGGGGGCGCTGGGTCGTTCAGGCCGAGATCGACCTGCATGGCCTCAACCGGGACGAGGCGCGGCATTTTCTGTCCAGCGCCATCGCCGACGCAAGTCGCAGGGGGCTGCGCTGCCTGCGGGTCATTCACGGCAAGGGGTTCGGATCGCCGGGGCGGCAGTCCATCCTGCGCCGCCTGACCCGGGGCTGGCTGATGCAGAAGGTTGAAGTCCTCGCCTACTGCCAGGCGGCACCCCGGGACGGGGGTGAAGGCGCTTTGCTGGTGCTGTTGCATTCGCGGCGCTGA
- the trxB gene encoding thioredoxin-disulfide reductase codes for MSNAPRHCRLLILGSGPAGYTAAVYAARANLKPVLVTGLAQGGQLMTTTEVDNWPADADGVMGPDLMARFEKHARRFDTEIIFDHIHTARLGEKPFTLVGDSGTYTCDALIIATGASAQYLGLPSEEKFAGRGVSACATCDGFFYRNKPVAVVGGGNTAVEEALYLANIASHVTVIHRRDKFRSEKILQDKLFEKEKAGKVTILWNSTLDEVLGDASGVTGLRVKATADASTREIKVDGVFIAIGHKPNTDLFTGQLEMEGGYIVTRGGREGNATLTSISGVFAAGDVQDHIYRQACTSAGTGCMAALDAERYLDQLGLA; via the coding sequence ATGTCCAATGCCCCCCGCCACTGCCGGCTCCTGATCCTGGGTTCCGGCCCCGCCGGCTACACCGCTGCAGTCTACGCCGCCCGCGCCAACCTCAAACCCGTCCTGGTCACCGGCCTGGCCCAGGGCGGTCAGCTGATGACCACCACCGAGGTCGATAATTGGCCCGCCGACGCCGACGGAGTCATGGGCCCGGATCTCATGGCGCGCTTCGAAAAGCATGCGCGGCGCTTCGACACCGAAATCATCTTCGACCACATCCACACCGCCCGCCTCGGCGAAAAACCCTTCACGCTCGTCGGGGACTCCGGCACCTATACCTGCGACGCCCTCATCATCGCCACCGGCGCTTCAGCCCAGTACCTCGGCCTGCCTTCGGAGGAGAAGTTCGCCGGGCGCGGGGTCTCCGCCTGCGCCACCTGCGATGGCTTCTTCTACCGCAACAAGCCCGTCGCCGTGGTTGGGGGTGGCAACACCGCAGTCGAGGAAGCGCTCTATCTGGCCAATATCGCCAGCCACGTCACGGTCATCCACCGCCGCGACAAATTCCGCTCCGAGAAAATCCTCCAGGACAAGCTGTTCGAAAAGGAAAAGGCCGGCAAGGTCACCATCCTGTGGAACAGCACCCTGGACGAGGTCCTGGGCGATGCCTCCGGCGTCACCGGTCTGCGGGTCAAGGCCACCGCCGACGCAAGCACCAGGGAAATCAAGGTGGATGGTGTCTTCATCGCCATCGGCCACAAACCCAACACCGACCTCTTCACAGGCCAGCTGGAAATGGAGGGCGGCTACATCGTCACTCGCGGCGGCCGCGAGGGCAATGCCACCCTGACCAGCATAAGCGGCGTGTTTGCCGCCGGCGATGTGCAAGACCACATTTACCGTCAGGCTTGCACCTCGGCGGGAACCGGGTGCATGGCCGCCCTGGACGCCGAGCGCTATCTGGACCAGCTCGGCCTGGCCTGA
- a CDS encoding Crp/Fnr family transcriptional regulator: MVQAAHALSLVVLRNVPLFAGLDESELERLSRVCGRKRAERGEFVVRSGDTTDCLYIMLTGRAKVTNSDEEGREIILAMLGHGESFGEMGLIDGSPRSADVVALEASELLVLGKEEFQRCMRDNFQVALKLMQILVRRLREADRKIESLALLDVYGRVARLLLEMSELDEGKRVVKRKISKQDMARMIGASREMVSKVVRDLELSGYITYESDRIVITGE, encoded by the coding sequence ATGGTACAGGCCGCTCACGCCCTCAGCTTGGTTGTCCTTCGTAACGTGCCGCTCTTTGCGGGTCTGGACGAAAGCGAACTTGAACGTCTTTCCCGGGTCTGCGGACGCAAGCGGGCCGAGCGCGGCGAATTCGTCGTCCGCTCGGGGGACACCACCGATTGCCTATACATCATGCTTACCGGCCGGGCCAAGGTGACCAACAGTGACGAAGAGGGCCGGGAAATCATTCTCGCCATGCTGGGGCACGGGGAGTCCTTCGGAGAAATGGGTCTGATCGACGGCAGTCCCCGGTCGGCGGATGTGGTGGCCCTGGAGGCCAGCGAACTCCTGGTGCTGGGCAAGGAGGAGTTCCAGCGCTGCATGCGCGACAATTTCCAGGTGGCCCTGAAACTCATGCAGATCCTGGTCCGCCGCCTGCGGGAGGCCGACCGCAAGATCGAGAGTCTCGCCCTGCTCGATGTCTATGGCCGGGTGGCGCGCCTGCTGCTCGAAATGTCGGAACTCGACGAAGGCAAGCGGGTGGTGAAGCGCAAGATTTCCAAGCAGGACATGGCTCGCATGATCGGGGCCTCCCGGGAAATGGTCAGCAAGGTGGTCCGGGATCTCGAATTGAGCGGCTATATCACCTACGAGAGTGACCGTATCGTCATCACCGGAGAGTAG